In Tachyglossus aculeatus isolate mTacAcu1 chromosome X4, mTacAcu1.pri, whole genome shotgun sequence, the DNA window acgtgcaaagcactgttctaagcgctggggaggttacaaggtgatcaggttggcccccggggactcacagttttaatcccaattttccagatgaggtaactgaggcacagagaagtgaagtgacttgcccaaagtcacacagctgacagttggtggagccgggatttgaacccatgtgccatattttttattctatttattgtattaatatgcatttatctataattctatttatattgatgttattggtgcctgcctacttgttttgtggtctgtctccccgcctctagactgtgagcccattgctggggagggattgtctacttgttgccaaattgtactttccgagcgcttagtacagtgctctgcacacagtaaacactcaataaacacgaatgaatgaaaattctctAAAAATTACTTAGGTTTCTACACTACTAAGGATTTCTTCCCTGAAAGGCATGTGTATTAAGTCAGTCTTGtgtgatgtttttttttttttggccagtaCGGTGTACCTTCTGTACTTTGATAAGTAACACAACTTGGGCTTCCAAACAGACTGTTGATATTCGGCCAGGCTTTGAACGTGTGCCGCAGGCAGGGGTTGCCTTTTTAGGGGATATTAGCTCTTAACTGCATTCTCTTCCTTTCCATAAATTGTACtgtgtggaaaaaaaagaaaaaatgatggAATCTATGGAGGATAAACCAGTAGAGAATCTTCAGCAAACAGAGTCAGACCAGCCAAGGGGACAAGGAGTCTCCTTCAATCATGAGAGTGAGGAAACATTATCCGAAATCTTCAAGCTTCTGCAGATCGACGTAGGGGAAGAAAGCCCAAAGGCATCATTCAAGACAAATGAAACACGGTCCTCGGTATGTACAGTGGCAAAACTTTGGCTTTGGAGCGGTGAGGCTAGATCCCAATGGAAGTCATTGTGGTAACAAAAAGAGACAGGTGGGAGGTTTGTAAAGCATCCAGGTGGATAGGTACATTGAGCGGCCCAATGAGTGAgacgattttttttttcttgatacaGAGTAGTTTGGTAATGGCACTGTAGTAGAGGAAACCAGTGAGAGCTCAGTGATATTTCTGATGGCCAGGAAAGTTTATCAGTGCTGCAGCAGACCAAATCTGATTCTTGTTaaaagcacaaacacacacacactcccccaaaACTGCCACTAACTTCAGATTCCTAAAGCAAAAACAATTCTAGTCAAGCTCATTGACGCAGTGGGTACTTTTCTAGACGTTATTTTCTGCTACTGCCACCCTTTCGGACACAGTGCAGACTTTTAAGACCTCTAGGTGAGTTGTTAAACCTTTTGTTGTTCAGGACCGCATTTTATATCTGCCTCTGGGACTTATGAAATCTCATGCCATTTTGTTTTCTTTGGCAACAAGAAAAATGTCTTAAGGAAACAGAAACATTGGAAACAAATCATCGCAGCAAAAAGGAGCAAGAGAAAGCAAGCAAAAGAGAGAAGAAGAGCCAAGCATGCTGAAGACACAAGTACGGTACCAACAAACCATTCTGTTTGCACATGGACATTTAGTCTTCTTTGGTGTTCAGTAGTGTAATATTTTCTTTCAGTTGGTGTTTTGCATAAATGTTTCTAGAAACTAGATCAGTGGGTACATCTTTGCTTGCCGAAATAAACACGTGTACATGAGGTACCCGCATTTGGACCCAGTGTTACTAGAGGAGggccaaagaagaaaaaaaagagttaATTTTACATGTCATGCTTTATGAGTACTTAATATGTGGGAAGCATCCTTTGTATGAAGCCTCACTTGAGCCAAAGTGTCTGTTCGTAAGTGCTAATGATTCGTAGATGAATGGAGAACACAATTTTTCCCATGAACTGTATTCGCTCCCTTACTATCTTTGTTTCATCCTTGTCTGTACATTAGGCGTCTGCCACCAGTATAGCAAACGTGTTTTGAAAGCAATGATGCGAGAGAGATTTTTGGCGGCCAGAGATTCTGGACCCAGACTCTGTGTAGATTTGAGCATGACCAAGTACATGTCGAAAAAGGTAGAGTATCTACTGAGCGTCACCATATTTTGCATTTCTATTCTTTCCCTGTCCAATTTCACCATCATCACATGGCTCTGAAGACAAGAATCCAGGCTTTGGGctgcaggatgatgatgatgatggtatttgtaagcgcttactatgtgccaagcaccgttctaagcgctgggggaggtacaaggtaatcaggttgtctcacgtggggctcacagtcttaatccccattttacagatgaggtaactgtggcacagagaagtgaagtgacttgcccaaagtcacccagctgccaagtggcggagccgggattagaggggGTGGAATACTGGGATTTGGACTTTTGTGAGGAATTTAGCTTTATCAACGTATAGGTAGAGCTACgccggaggagatgggggaggattGAGACGGTAAATTGGTtgtgggccaggactgtgtctaccaaatccgttTCTAACACTTACGGTGGGAGCTCAAGGAAATAAGAGGTCAGCATATtgaggggaagataataataataataatggtatttgttaagtgcttactatgtgccaagcactgctctaagcgctgggatagatacagcgcAGTGTGTTGCACATGAAGGTGCCCGATATGGCGTCTGCTGTTGTAGCCGCTGATCAAAATTCAGGGTTGTTACAGTATGAATCGGCATTATTTCTTTGAAGGAACTAAGCCGTCTGGCCTCCCAAATTCGAAGGCTGTACGGTTCGAACAAGAAAGCCGCCAAGCCATTCTGGATATACCTCACTGGGTTCGAGGCCAACAGTACCCTGTATGAAGAATGTTTGAGGATGAATGATGGATTTTCCAATTACCTCGTAAGTCCCTTCGTCAGCTGCCTTCAACGGCAGTGTGAAAATTGCCTGTTGTACAGCAAATGAAGTAAAGGTACAAGCAGAGTGGGGCTTGGACTTCAAGCTATTTCTTGGTTTGGGGGCAAAATTAATTACCAGTTCCGTGACCGTGGCAACCCAAGTATGGCTTTAAGAATTCTGTCAGCGTACAAGACGTTTCTCCAAATCCTCCCCAGTTCTTTCCCCATTGGAGAGTGGAGGTTCTGTCTGCAGTTTTGTATTTTAAATTGTAACACGACAGAGTCGAAATCATTTCTAACACTTAAGTTGGGAGCTTGCAGAAATAAGAGGTCAGCATATTGAGGGGAAGATGCAAAGGAAAGATTCCCAGATTCCAGGTGGCGTTCATGAACATTAGTAACTCGACAGAATACaagcccatttattcattcaattgtatttattgagcgctgactatgtgcagagcactgtagtaattgcttgggaagtaccagttggcaacataaagagacggtccctacccaacaacgtgctcaaagtctggaaagggggagacagacaacaaaacgaaacaggtggacaggtgtcgtcatcagaataaatagaaataaagctaggtgcacatcattaacaaaataaatagaatagtaaatatgtgcaagtaaaataaatagagtaataaatctgaacaaacatatacaggcgctgtggggaagggaaggaggtagggtggaggggatggggaggaggagaggaaaaagggggctcagtctgggaaggcctcttggaggaggtgagctctcagtggggctttgaagggaggaagagagctagcttggcggatgggcagagggagggcattccaggccaacaggaggacgtgggccgggggtcaatggcgggagaggcgagaacgaggtacagtgaggaggttagcggcagaggagcggagagtgcgggctgggctgtagaaggagagaagggaggtgaggtaggagggggcgaggtgatggacagccttgaagccgagagtgaggagtttatgcttgatgtgtaggttgacaggcagccactggaggtttttgaggaggggagtaacgtgcccagagcgtttctggacaaagacgatctgggcagcagcgtgaagtatagactgaagtggggagagacgggaggatgggagatcagagaggaggctgatgcagtaatccagtcgggatagaatgagagattgaaccagcaaggtagtggtttggatggagaggaaagggcggatcttggcgatgttgcggaggtgagaccggcaggttttggtgacggattggatgtgagaggtgaacgagagagcggagtcgaggatgacaccaaggttgcgggcttgtgagacgggaaggatggtagtgccgtcaacagagacgggaaagtcagggagagggcagggtttgggagggaagataaggagttcactcttgaatatattgagttttagatggcgggcagacatccagatggagatgtgctgaaggcaggaggggacccgagcctgaagggaggggagagagagcaggggcagagatgtagatttgggtgtcatcaacgtagagatgagagttgaagccgtgggagcgaatgagttcaccaaggaagtgagtgtagatagagaacagaaggggaccaagaactgacccttgaggaactcctacagtaaggggatgggagggggaggaggagcccgcaaaggagactgagaatgaacagccggggagatgaggagaaccaggagaggatggagtctgtgatgccaaggttggatagcatgttgaggagaagtgggtggtccacagtgttgaaggcagctgagaggtcaaggaggattaggatagagtaggagccgttggatttggtaagaaggaggtcattggtgacttttgagagggcagtttcagtggagtgtaggggacggaagccagattggagggggtcaaggagagagttggcattgaggaatttgaggcagcgggtgtagacggctcgttcaaggagtttggaaagcaatggtaggagggttatagggcgataactagaaggggaggtggggttaagaaagggtttttttaggatgggggagacgtgggcatgtttgaaggcagaggggaaggaaccagtggagagtgagcggttgaagatgaaaattgaggaggggagaagggatggagcgagagatttcataagatgagagggaatggggtcaagaagcacaggtggctggagtagcatttgagaggagggaggagatctcatctgaagatactgctgggaaggatgggagagtagcggagacggTTGAGAgcaagggggttggagaaggggcaggagtgactttggggaactcagacctgatggagttaattttcgtttgaggtgagggatggaggagggggaggaactgggggcctgagaagggagttaaatgtacggaagagctgacggggatgatgggtgggcatgggtgtcaataagggaggaggaatagttttgcctgacagaggagaaggcagagttaaggcaggaaagggtaaatctgaagtgaacaaggttggcttggtgtctagactttcaccagcagcgttcagcagcttgagcataagagcgaaggaggcggacagtggcagtgatccagggctgtgggttagtggttcgagagcggcgaagggaaaggggagcgagtgagtctagctgagtagaaagggtagagttgagagcagtaatcttgtcatcaagagtgggtagagaggaaagggaggcgaggtggggtgtgaggcgctcagaaagatggacggggtcgagagagcagaggtctctgtgagggagtaatatggatttacaggggagaggagtgtgagtgaggaggcaggtgagaaggtaatgatcagagagggatttcagagttggtgagggtggagatagtgcagcggtaggagatgatgaggtcgagggtatggccaagttggtgagtgggcgaggtggggtggagcaggaggttggcagcatcaaggagagatagaaggcgggcagaagaggagtcaccaggaatacccatgtggatgttgaagtctccgaggatgagTGAgcatggaagaggagagaaggaaggtgagaaaggggtcaaaatcgtttaagaagttggaggtggggcggggggggggggggggggggggcggggcggtagatgaaggctacaagaatctggagggggtggtagaggcgaataatgtgggcttcaaaagaggggaaggaaagggaaaggggaggagggatagtgcgaaagcgacactggggggtgagaaggaaaccgacacctccttttccggtgagtcttgggggagtgggagaagaagaggcttccactggagggagcagcagaagagaccacgTCGTCCGGAgaaagccatgtttcagttagggtgaggaggatagagacctggaaaggaataggtccaggatgaaagggagctacaatggagcaggggttccaaaggccacacttggcagcagctggggagggaggggagggagggggaagggtgcgaggggtggggagggtttggattgggatgagttggcaggggcctgggtggggagagtgggaagaggggtggtgatgagaaaggagaactgggatgggggggggttggaagggaggagttgagggttggcgctgttacagagggatcctggggagggggtgatggggaggggtgggggaagatgaggaatgggaagggcagttgggagcaggggaattgatagttcatggtgaggtcagcaaggtaaatgacagcacagcgggaggttaattAACATgcggtagcaataataaaataagtaggtgatatcacagagggtagttaacgttatgacaataataaaataagcagatgatagcacagagagcagataccaattaatatgtgatggcaaaaaataagcagatgatgacatcacagagagcagttaacgtgatggcagtaaaataaacgatgacatcacagagagcagttaacagttaacattcgatgggaataataaaataagccaaTGATGACAtcccagagagcagttaacaattaacatgcagaagcgaccataaagtaggcagatgatgctcaaagcagaggGATGagttgtccataggtcagtcagaTCAGATCAAAAaggttaatggcaaggagagtccaggggctcttggcaacaATGTCTctgaggaggatggagtcctatggagggcagttctggagtagggcggaactggctctgtgcctcagttacctcatctgtaaaatggggattaagactgtgagccccccatgggacaacctgatcaccttgtaacctccccagcgcttagaaaggtgctttgcacataataagcgcttaataaatgccattattattattaaggggggggtcatgggagcggagatgcctggggagaggagttgaACAGCCAAATAGTATGGGTGgcctgactaggtgcgaatgaggttgttaaAGTAAGTAaaggtgataacaagggcctttatccccgggggagggggaatggtgggccgggggggggggggatcagtcaggtccggaccgggttTTAGGtcatattttccatttttattgaaTTTCTTACCTGCCCAAAACCTGAGTAATCGGATGCCTTCGGCACGTCCACCAGCTAATCATGTAGCTCCTGGGTTGCTTTGCATTGAGGAGATTAAGATCCGtaaacttggtgtgggcagggaatgcgtctgttatattgttgtgctgtattccctcgagcacttagtacagtgagcactcgataaatacagttgttaGATCGGATCTTTGtgtgaaggagaggggaaatccTCTGGAGGGAATACATGATTTTAGCATGACCATAGCTGCTAAATGCCAACAGTGCAGATCAGGTTAAGGTCCTCGACCTTaacctttgttaagcgcttagtatgtgccaaacactgtcctaagcgctgaggtagacacaaggtaatcaggttgtccctcgtggggctcacagtctcagcccccattttacagatgaggtaactgaggtccagagaagtgacttgcccaagatcacacagcagacaagtgacggagacgggattaggccccctgtcctctgactcccaagcctgtgccgcTTCTCACACTGTAAACAGCATtcaaataccatcggttgatggactgattaatacggtgctttgagctcacaggtgctcaataaatgcccccagGGGAAATCCACTTTAGGTCgaggcccgggagaggacgtgggccgggggtcgacggcgggacaggcgagaatgaggtacagtgaggaggttagtggcagagcagcggagggtgtgggctgggctggagaaggagagaagggaggtgaggtaggagggggcgaggtgatggagagagacacatggggctcacagtcttaatccccattttacagatgagggaactgaggcccagagaagtgaagtgccttgcccaaagtcacacagctgacagttggcggagtctggatttgaacccatgacctttaattccaaagcccgtgctctttccactgagccacgccgcttctccatctCACAGGGATACATACATGCTGGCTCTCGTGGATATCCCAGATTCCTCTCTCAGCGCATCCAtccttccccctcaacccccGCAGCTAGAGCTGAGCCACTCAAAGGGCTGCCCGTCCCTGACACCGTGCCCAGCCGAGAGGAgacggggcagggaggatggcggCGGGAAAGCCAAGGCTGCCGGCTTGCCGAGCGGGGcctgaggctggagggaggaaagaggaccgCTGCACGTGTCCGGCCTCGGAACAGGGAGCGGATGTTCAGACGCTGGGCGCTGCAgcgttgatgataataataataataataatgatggcatttgttaagggcttactatgtgcaaagcactgtactaagcgctgggcgttGATGCCAGGCCCCCGTCGATATTACGTATGTCCAGCAGCCATTTCAGTAAGGTCTGTTATTTTAGAATATCCTGAGCAGCAGCCATGTCGGTAGGGTAGAGCCATGTGGTTACCGGGGGTTTGTGAGGTGGCCGGAATCTCCCTTAGCCCAGGGCTGTAGCCCCTAAAATCTCTGCATTAATCCACCGGGAGAATTAAGCAGGGAAGTGAAATCGAGGAAGAACTCTAAGGATGGGGAGAGTGCGGTTTAGCAGGGCGGTTGGATTATTCACATTTTCTCATTTCAAATAGGCGTGGGCAGGATCCTTCATTTTGAGTAAAATGGATCTTTACCGCAAATTCCAGATTTGCGGGGTTCTGGTTTGTCACCCGAATTTGGTGTTAATTACAAAGGGGGCCAAGGCTACGAATTAATCATCCCCACTACAAGACCAGAGCTGCTGAGGAGAGTGAGGGTCGGGACTTCTTTCATCAGCAGCCCTGACCTGGAGCCAGTCCTGGATAAAAATAAATTCCAATATTTGTCCAGGGAGATCTCGtccttccccccggccccttcAATTTTCATCCATTTTGTGATAGTAATAAATCCCCTTAAATTATTAGGGGAATACAGTTAAATCCAAGAGGAAAAGCCCTCAATATGAAGCAATATAGGAAGATTTCATAGCTGTGTATTTCTGAATTTTACATTTTTCAGATGGACGTAACAGAAGATGACTACCTTAATTTATTTCCTTTGGAATCGCTTGTATATCTGACTCCTGACTCAGAACACGGTATGTAATTTGCTTTTGTAGATTATAGTAGCTTTTcaacatcatcccccaggccttgcCAGATAATTATTTCATGCTAAATATTTGtcttggaaggaaaaaaaatacatctcTTCCGAGACTTTGATTCAATGTCAGGcagccgatcgtatttattgagtgcttactgtatgcagagcattgtactaagcacttgggacagtacaatataacagacacattcctgcccacaacgagcttccagtctaaagggagagacagacattaatgtaaataagtaatgaTATCACTGTGGATTTACATGACGTCTCTTGTACTAAAATCTCAAAAGTGCTTTCGGTTTACCTCATTTTACCCTCATGGCGTTGTTGGGAGGGATGGCATGATTATCCTAATTTTGCCGATGGTGATCCAGTATCACCCAGGAAGTCTTTGGCAGAGTTAGAGGTAGAATCCTGGTAAATAATAGGAatagtaatttaaaaaaaaattatgttca includes these proteins:
- the TRMT10B gene encoding tRNA methyltransferase 10 homolog B isoform X1, whose product is MPCHCQFCSALLTKGTPLTLDFSFKIFSRPAVQIPSPSVSALPAGLHLSWSQDPGTREKMMESMEDKPVENLQQTESDQPRGQGVSFNHESEETLSEIFKLLQIDVGEESPKASFKTNETRSSKNVLRKQKHWKQIIAAKRSKRKQAKERRRAKHAEDTSVCHQYSKRVLKAMMRERFLAARDSGPRLCVDLSMTKYMSKKELSRLASQIRRLYGSNKKAAKPFWIYLTGFEANSTLYEECLRMNDGFSNYLMDVTEDDYLNLFPLESLVYLTPDSEHVLENIDVNKIYILGGLVDENVQKRLTFQKAQENSIQTARLPIPEYMVRNANAKNYHSEILAINQVFDVLSTYYETQNWPEALKAGVSPRKGYILQDSMDTTPSVR
- the TRMT10B gene encoding tRNA methyltransferase 10 homolog B isoform X2 yields the protein MMESMEDKPVENLQQTESDQPRGQGVSFNHESEETLSEIFKLLQIDVGEESPKASFKTNETRSSKNVLRKQKHWKQIIAAKRSKRKQAKERRRAKHAEDTSVCHQYSKRVLKAMMRERFLAARDSGPRLCVDLSMTKYMSKKELSRLASQIRRLYGSNKKAAKPFWIYLTGFEANSTLYEECLRMNDGFSNYLMDVTEDDYLNLFPLESLVYLTPDSEHVLENIDVNKIYILGGLVDENVQKRLTFQKAQENSIQTARLPIPEYMVRNANAKNYHSEILAINQVFDVLSTYYETQNWPEALKAGVSPRKGYILQDSMDTTPSVR